The genomic DNA CTGGAGTTACATTTATATTTGGTACGGTAACATTGCCTGATTTTTCTCTAACTCGACCAACATCATCAATGTTTGGAGATCTAAAACCAGAAGAAACAACACTGTTTAATTGCCAATTTTTATTCGGTTTGTAAACATACCCTAAAGTTGCAGTTACAGCAGAATGATTTGCTTGAATATCACTTTCGGGTAATTGAATAAATGATTGATCAACCCACGTTGCATTTAAGTTTGTATTTGTAAAACGAATACCCGAGTTTAAAGTAGATTTACTATTAATATCTTGTCTATAATCTATATAAATTGCAGAACTTAAATAATTACTACCACCATCTGGATAACGAGATTGTACGTTAAAATTGTTTGAAAAACCATCAATCTCTCCGTTTACAATGTTTAGCTCTTTACCAATAGCATTTGAATTTACATCATTATAAGCAAACTCAAAACCATAAGAAAGTGTTCTTTTCTTATCTTCTGTTAGCGATATTGAAAAGTCTCCATTCAAACTAAAAACATCTACCGTTTCTTCTCTGTAAGATCTATCTAAACTGCCAAATTTACGTTGAATTCTGCTTTCTTTTAAATTTTGATACGCTGCGGTTATAACTCCGTTTTCTATCCAATTTTTATTCGGATTTAGTAATAATTGCGTAGATGCTAAAAATCTTTCTTGTGGGCCATAGAACCATTCTGCGAACTTTAACTCTCCTTTTTTCAACTCTGCTAACCTGTCAAATCTTGGTATGTCAGATGATGTAGAATATTGAAGATTCACCTTTAAATCTGTACTTTTTGACAATGGCACAAAGAATTTTTGTAAAACATCTGTCTGATTATAACCTGTATTCCTTTGCAAATTCGGATCAGTATTTACAGTAGGATTCTCTTTGTAATTTCCATTGCTATTTTCTGAGTAGAAAAACACTTTTCCCCAAGTATCAAAACCATGAGCACGATTTTTACCTGCTTTTAAATCGCCAAAATCACTATATGAAACACTTGTTAAAGATGCCCATTTTTTCCTTCTAATTTCTGCGGTAACATTGGTTGTAATTTCATGGTTTACTGTTGAAAACCTAGAAAATAACTGACTCTTCACTTCGTTTTCTTCAGATAATTTTGGCGTTTTTGTATAATAATGAATTACACCACCCAAGGCATCTGAACCATAAACAACAGAAGAAGGTCCGAAAACAACTTCTGTTTTATCTAACATATTTGGAGTAACTGTTATTGAGCTTTGTAAATGTCCTTTTCTATAAATAGC from Polaribacter sp. ALD11 includes the following:
- a CDS encoding TonB-dependent receptor, translating into MKNLLFTIVFLVSGFTFSQKIKVIDQQTGKIIKNASIFNDKQTISIITDNNGFADISIFENNEFVVFSHLSYSVLRVRKSVIKSKNYVVYLTKESEQLDEVVISLFKTDEKTNRIAEQIAVLNARDIQKVSPQTSADLLATIPGIKVQKSQFGGGSPVIRGMESNRVLLVVDGVRMNNAIYRKGHLQSSITVTPNMLDKTEVVFGPSSVVYGSDALGGVIHYYTKTPKLSEENEVKSQLFSRFSTVNHEITTNVTAEIRRKKWASLTSVSYSDFGDLKAGKNRAHGFDTWGKVFFYSENSNGNYKENPTVNTDPNLQRNTGYNQTDVLQKFFVPLSKSTDLKVNLQYSTSSDIPRFDRLAELKKGELKFAEWFYGPQERFLASTQLLLNPNKNWIENGVITAAYQNLKESRIQRKFGSLDRSYREETVDVFSLNGDFSISLTEDKKRTLSYGFEFAYNDVNSNAIGKELNIVNGEIDGFSNNFNVQSRYPDGGSNYLSSAIYIDYRQDINSKSTLNSGIRFTNTNLNATWVDQSFIQLPESDIQANHSAVTATLGYVYKPNKNWQLNSVVSSGFRSPNIDDVGRVREKSGNVTVPNINVTPEFAYNAEIGVQKYFNDKKFRFGANVYYTLLDNYIQRDFVYNTDGSIKQVEFDGEFGNAVSNQNKKRAYITGFTANYLGKISDAWKTSGFITYTKGRTYDTNEPMSSIPPLFGHFEVNYRADKIELGAAIRFNAKKDIEDFNITEGIDNHDLTPIVDANATEDIDMYFGAPSWVTLGLNGRYVVNTNFSVQARLDNLLDQHYIEFASGVASPGRNLSVSFMATF